The DNA region GGTGTGGTCGGCGCCCTCCAGGTCGAGCAGCCCGTGGTCGTTGAGCGTGTGGAAGGGCTCGTGGGCCGCGTCCGGCGCCTCCCGGCCGAACTCCTCGTGCGTGAAGCGATGGGTGTACGTACGGCCCAGGCGGCGGTCCCGCAGCAGCGCCGACACGTCCTCGTAGTGCGGGATCAGCCACTGGTGGGTCGGCCCGTGCCAGTGCGCCCGGCCGGCGGCGCGCAGCCGCGCGTAGGCCGGGTAGGGATCGGCGACGAACTCCGGGGACCAGGGGTCGAAATCGGCGTGAGCGGCATCGGCGGCATCCATGACTGGACGCTACCCGCTGCAGCGCCCTACCCGCCGACCCGCACCAGTCGCGCCTCGTACGCGAAGACCGCCGCCTGCGTCCGGTCGCGCAGGCCCAGTTTCACCAGGATGCGGCTCACATGGGTCTTGATGGTGGACTCGGCGACGACGAGGTGGTCGGCGATCTCGGCGTTGGACAGGCCCTGCGCGATCAGCACCAGGACCTCCGTCTCGCGCTCGGTCAGCTCGCCGATCTGCGCGATCGCGGGCGGGCGCGGCGAGGCGGCCGCCGACTTGGCGAACTCGGTGATGAGGCGCTTGGTGACGGTCGGCGCGAGCAGCGCCTCACCGGCCGCGACCACCCGGACGCCGTCGGCGAGCTGCCGGGCCGAGGCGTCCTTGAGCAGGAAGCCGGAGGCGCCGGCGCGCAGCGCCTGGTAGACGTACTCGTC from Streptomyces fradiae includes:
- a CDS encoding response regulator, producing MIRVLIVDDQMMVREGFSVLLGAMPDIEVVGEAVNGREAVAQVAALRPDVVLMDIRMPELNGIEATREIVAADAAAKVLVLTTFDLDEYVYQALRAGASGFLLKDASARQLADGVRVVAAGEALLAPTVTKRLITEFAKSAAASPRPPAIAQIGELTERETEVLVLIAQGLSNAEIADHLVVAESTIKTHVSRILVKLGLRDRTQAAVFAYEARLVRVGG